A stretch of the Bos indicus isolate NIAB-ARS_2022 breed Sahiwal x Tharparkar chromosome 13, NIAB-ARS_B.indTharparkar_mat_pri_1.0, whole genome shotgun sequence genome encodes the following:
- the LOC139186639 gene encoding uncharacterized protein, producing MSMLADALGFSQNCHRAEQRQWPRMKGSNTRKDRAMGLSTDFSARKPRRVQEQSSKTITDGSLSLNFSIDLLVFESHKKQEEKITLPKDAKTKAKRQVSLRVRGRRSERIQGPGGWRPRIVEGAEFGASDILQGLSYTNIPGTSGTDSAIWLELTTERGRSERGRTGVKTFLFQPVKAVASRLKPPHSCAGKEGGPGKPTALRSAEPDGACGRGVSSAAPYGSMLGVGRGRPQLSTRGLAARRLPPPPTLSPEDQNLTFCFLKSLPLPQNLTPQELRDIPAPKIPGTATAQTGVPAASRTGAQRLALGHRFSRARLRFRAEPGLSRSSGCGDRPGGLGPAPPRAAVLRVGRGRGPGGSARTRPRLPRRRVQVEVLRGSLDPRPNAGGTPSYSGKGLGSGAPPGSPVTVRPSLPASGAVGLFQFLSSTLLDYTIPLRHAPAANPAGGTGEICWPRGFGSGPLGPGTEEGGRPATSRSGRCAGRPERGGGSAGPACLPVCRSKAAEAAETRWRPSTRCKQNQTKRGERKSEMALLKMEPRPLGRLSFLLRLLLRQLCFLSFNAPPPLGFSPRSRYPITPLLFFLTISFPRFSFFSFPSRFLLLHFVSQALLLVPFWARAPPPVSLGVFCVSGSGSGGGGEARYRIGLVETGLVFFFFFF from the exons ATGTCGATGCTCGCAGATGCACTGGGATTTAGCCAAAATTGTCACAGGGCTGAACAAAGGCAGTGGCCCAGGATGAAGGGATCCAATACCAGGAAAGACAGAGCCATGGGGTTGTCCACAGATTTTTCAGCACGAAAGCCAAGACGAGTCCAGGAAC AATCTTCTAAAACCATCACAGATGGCTCTCTGAGCTTGAACTTTAGCATTGATCTGCTTGTCTTTGAAAGTCACaaaaaacaggaggagaagatCACCTTACCTAAAGATGCCAAGACTAAA GCAAAGCGGCAGGTGAGCCTGCGCGTGCGTGGCAGACGGAGCGAGCGTATTCAAGGGCCCGGCGGCTGGCGTCCAAGGATCGTCGAAGGCGCGGAGTTTGGCGCGTCTGATATACTGCAAGGTCTGAGTTATACGAACATTCCAGGGACTAGTGGCACGGATAGTGCTATCTGGTTAGAGTTGACCACGGAAAGAGGACGCAGTGAACGGGGGCGCACAGGAGTGAAGACGTTTCTTTTCCAG CCTGTGAAAGCCGTCGCTTCCAGACTCAAGCCACCACACTCCTGCGCCGGGAAGGAAGGAGGGCCCGGGAAGCCCACAGCGCTGCGCAGCGCGGAACCCGACGGCGCGTGTGGCCGCGGTGTCTCCTCGGCCGCCCCGTACGGGTCAATGCTGGGAGTTGGGCGAGGCCGGCCGCAGCTCTCGACGCGCGGCCTCGCTGCCCGGCGTCTCCCCCCGCCGCCGACTTTGTCCCCAGAGGATC AAAACCTCACTTTCTGTTTCCTAAAGAGCCTCCCATTGCCCCAGAATTTAACCCCGCAGGAGCTTAGGGACATCCCCGCGCCGAAAATCCCTGGGACTGCCACCGCGCAGACCGGCGTCCCAGCCGCCTCCCGGACGGGCGCCCAGAGGCTGGCTCTGGGCCATCGTTTCTCCCGGGCCCGCCTGAGGTTCCGGGCCGAGCCCGGTCTTAGCCGTTCTTCCGGCTGCGGGGACAGGCCTGGAGGCCTGGGCCCGGCGCCGCCTCGGGCAGCGGTGCTCCGGGTGGGCCGGGGACGTGGCCCCGGCGGGAGCGCGCGAACGAGGCCGCGCCTTCCCCGTCGCAGGGTGCAGGTGGAGGTGCTCCGTGGGTCGCTCGACCCGAGGCCGAATGCGGGCGGGACCCCCAGCTATTCTGGGAAAGGTCTAGGTTCGGGCGCCCCTCCTGGCTCCCCGGTCACTGTGCGCCCCTCCCTCCCCGCCTCGGGTGCAGTCggtctttttcagtttctttcctcgACGCTTCTCGATTACACCATCCCTCTGCGGCACGCGCCCGCCGCCAACCCCGCGGGGGGAACTGGAGAGATCTGCTGGCCCCGGGGGTTTGGGTCGGGCCCCCTCGGGCCGGGGACCGAGGAGGGAGGCCGCCCAGCCACCAGCAGGAGCGGGAGGTGCGCTGGACGTCCGGAGCGGGGAGGGGGCAGCGCGGGCCCTGCGTGCCTCCCCGTCTGCCGGAGCAAAGCTGCTGAAGCTGCAGAAACGCGTTGGCGCCCGTCCACCCGctgcaaacaaaaccaaacaaaacgcGGCGAAAGGAAAAGCGAAATGGCGCTGCTGAAAATGGAGCCTCGGCCTCTAGGAcgtctttcttttctcctccgtCTCTTACTTCGGCAACTCTGTTTCTTGTCCTTTAACGCTCCGCCGCCCCTCGGCTTTTCTCCCCGTAGTCGCTACCCCATCAcccctttgcttttcttcttaaccatctccttcccccgcttttccttcttttctttcccctctcgGTTCCTCCTTCTCCATTTTGTGTCACAGGCGCTTCTCTTAGTTCCTTTCTGGGCTCGCGCTCCCCCGCCCGTCTCACTTGGTGTTTTCTGCGTGTCGGGGAGCgggagtggtgggggtggtgaggcTAGGTATCGAATTGGTTTGGTGGAGacagggttggtttttttttttttttttttttag